AGTAATGTGCAGGTCAGGGCGATGGAAAAGTATGGAGTGCCTTTGCGCTGTATTGTGCCGGGCAGGGTTTATCGCAACGAAGCGACAGATGCGCGCCATGAACATACTTTTCATCAGGTAGAGGGCCTTATGCTAGATAAAAATATTTCTATTTCCAATTTGAAGGCGGTACTTGACGCGGTGATCAAATCGATTTTGGGGCCGGATTTCAAGACGAGAATACGACCGGGTTATTTTCCTTTTGTGGAGCCAGGGCTGGAAGTAGATCTATCTTGTGTTTTGTGCAAGGGGACAGGTTGCCGGGTGTGCAAACAGACTGGCTGGGTAGAATTCTGTGGGGCGGGTATGGTGCACCCACATGTGTTGAAAGCTGGGGGAGTTGACCCTTCGAAATATTCGGGTTTCGCTTTTGGTTTTGGGGTAGAAAGATTGGCGATGATGAGATATGGGGTTGATGATATTAGATTGTTTCATAGCAGTGATTTGAGGTTTTTGGGGCAGTTTTAGAATTTAATACAAATTACGAATACTTACAAATATACAAATAAGAAAATTAAACACTGGCGAAGAAAGCTCTATTTGTATATTTGTAATTGATTTGTAATTCGTAGTAATATGTTGGTTTCATTGAATTTACTAAAAAAATATGTTGATTTGCCACTCTCGGTTAAGCCGGAAGAGGTGGTGGCAAAATTGGCGACTTCAACGGTAGAAGTGGAGGAATTTTTTGAGGTGGGTAAAGATTTGGAGGATGTCGTGGTTGGCAAGGTGGTAAAATTGGAAAAACATCCAAATGCAGACAAATTGAAGATTGCCATGGTGGATATTGGTCAAGTAGAGCCAGCTAGGATAGTTTGCGGGGGGATAAATCTTTATGAAGGGATGCTCGTGGCCGTCGCCAAGCCAGGAGCGATGATCCGCTGGCACGGAGAGGGAGAATTGGTAACACTGGAAAAAGCAAAAATCCGCGGGGAAGAATCCGAAGGGATGATTTGTGCGTCGAACGAGATTGGGCTCTCTGACAGATTTCCTGGCGGTGAGTTGGAAATAATTGATTTGACAGCCTTGGATTTCAAAGTCGGCGCTCCTTTGGCCAAAGAGCTCAGCTTGGACGATGTGATTATTGATATTGACAATAAATCTATTACCAATCGGCCAGATTTGTGGGGACACTATGGGATAGCCAGAGAACTGTCGGCGATTTATGGAGTGGAATTAAAATCACTGGAAGTGGAGGAAAAGGTGGGAATAGAGGAAGCAAAAGCAAAAGGGAGCAATATCAAAGTGAGTGTCAAAGAGAGTAATCTGTGCCCTAGGTATTTGGCAGTAGCGGTGGAGGGCATAAAAGTAAAAGAATCACCTTTGTGGCTGAAAAATGTTTTGAGTTCCATTGGTTTTCGTCCGATCAATAATATTGTAGACATTACAAACTATGTAATGGCGGAAACTGGACAGCCGTTGCACGCCTTTGATCGCAGTCGGGTGGATAATATCGTAGTGAGGCTGGCTAATAAGGGAGAGAAGATGGTAGCGCTTGATAAAGAAGAGAGGGCGCTTTTCACCGACACTTTGGTAATAGCAGATAGCAAGAAACCAATTGCGATTGCCGGGGTGATGGGCGGGGCGAATAGTCAAATAAGCGAAACAACAAAAGAAATAATTATTGAGTCAGCGAATTTTAATCCTTTAAGCATCAGGAAAACATCACAAAAGATTGGATTAAGAACCGACGCCTCAATGAGATTTGAGAAATCCTTGGATGGCCACCTGACGGAGACGGCGCTAAGAAGGGCGTTGGAATTGATCAAGGAAATTTTATCAGAAGCGAAAGTGGTTGGCCCTATTGTTGAGGACGGTGGAGTGGGAGAGGAAAGCAAGATAGTCGAGGTGTCACCGGAGAAAGTCAGCCTTAAAATTGGTGAGACCTTAAGTGTCGAAGCGGTGTCAAAGATTTTGGTAAGGTTGGGTTTTGAAGTTAAAGAGAAAAAAGATAAATTGATGGTGACCGTGCCTTCCTGGAGGGCAACTGGCGATGTGGCGATTGAGGAAGATATTGTGGAGGAAGTGGCCAGGATTTATGGTTATGATCAGATAAAACCCAGTATGCCAGAGGTGAAAATGAAGCCTTGGATTTTAGACAGAGAGAGAGCGGTAATTGATAAAACAAAAGATATATTGTCTTTGGGGCTAGGTATGCAGGAAGTTTTGAATTATTCTTTTTGGTCAGAAAAATTGGTGGCTGACTCAGGTATAGACAAAGAGGGGGAGCTTTTGGCTCTGCAAAATCCGTTGTCAGAGGAACAGGCGTATTTGAGAATGAGCTTGTTGCCAGCTATCCTGAAAAATATTAGCGACAATAGCCGTTTTTATAGCGAGTTAAAAATTTATGAAATTGGTAGGGTTTTCCGCAATAGGAAAGGTAAATATAAAATAGATAAAAATAGCAAAGACAGACTGCCGGACCAGCCGTATTATCTGGCAGGAGCAGTGGTTTTTGGTAGAGACAAACAACCATTCCAATCAATCAAAGGGATATTAGAAGAGTGGGGAAAGTTTTCAGGGATTGATTTTTTGGCTTGGTCAGCTGGCAAAAATCCGTTTTGTGAGTTTACCAACCAAATAGTGGACAAGGAAAAAAGATTGGCAATAATCATAGGTAAGGAAAAGATCGGTTGGGTGGGAGAGGTAAACCAAAAGGCTTTAGAATATTTTGATATAAAAAATAGGCGTGTAGCAGTTTTTGAACTTGATTTAACCCCAGTTTTGGAAAGTGGCTATAAAGAGATCAAAAAGTATCAGCCGGTGATTAAATATCCGGCAGTGGAAAGAGATATCGCTATCGAGGTAGCCTGGAAAACACGTTGGGAGAGTATAAAAAAAGAAATAGAAAAATTAGACACCTTGATTGTGGGGACAGAGTTTTTGTCAGAATACGATTTGGGGAAAAAGAAGAGTTTGGCTTTTCGGGTGGTTTATCGGGCCAGTGATCATACTTTGAGCGACAAAGAGGTAGAGAAGATAGAGGGAGGAATAATAAAGTTTTTGGGTGATAAATTCGGAGCAGCGAGGAGGTAGGCTGGCGGTGATTTAGCGGAGTAGCAAACTGATAATTTTATAATTTGATAATCTAATAATTTGATAAATAAAGATTTTATGCCAAAGACGAAGATAAGTAGTAAAAAGACAAAGCAGGGCGGCGAAGCGTATAACGCAGCGCAGATTACTGTTTTGGAGGGGCTGGAGCCGGTCAGAAAAAGGCCAGGCATGTATATTGGTTCGACTGGGCCGGCTGGTTTGCATCATATGATTTGGGAGGTGGTGGATAATGGTATCGATGAGGCGATGGCTGGTTATGCCAATTTAATTGTGATTACACTTTTGCCAGATAATATGGTGGAGGTGTTTGATAACGGCAGAGGTATACCAGTGGATATCCACAAGCAAGCAAAGGTTTCTGCTCTTGAGGTGGTTTTGACCAAATTGCATGCGGGCGGAAAATTTGGTCAGGGGGGTTATAAGGTGTCTGGCGGTTTGCACGGCGTGGGTGTATCGGTGGTTAATGCTTTGTCAGAATATTTGAAAGCGGAGGTTTATCGTGACGGCAAGGTCTGGGTGCAGGAATACAAGCGCGGCGTGCCACAGAAAAAAGTGAAAGCAGTTGGCAATACCAAAATGCGCGGCACCAAGATTATTTTTAAACCAGATCCAACTATTTTTCAGACAGTAGAATTTGACTGGGAGACGATTGTGGATCATTTGCGTCAGCAGTCCTATCTCAATAAGGGTATCAAGATAAAAATATTTGATGAACGCAAAAAAGATGAGACCCAGTCGTATGAATATTATTTTGAAGGCGGTATAAAGTCTTATGTTAGCCATCTCAATAATAATAATGAGCCAAAGCACGATAAGATTTTTTATATAGAAAAGAGCATGGCACCCGAGAAAAATAACGGTGACAATCCTGAGGGCGTGGTGGACCAGCGCCCGATAAATGTGGAGATAGCTTTTCAATATATCGAGGAGTACAAAGAATCAATTTATGCCTTTGCTAATAATATTATCAACCCAGAGGGCGGTATGCACGTGATGGGTTTTCGGAGCGCTCTGACAAGGGTATTAAATAATTATGCCCGCTCAAAGGGGTATTTGAAGGAAAAAGACGATAATTTGTCTGGTGAAGACGTACGCGAGGGTTTGACTGCGGTTATTTCAGTCAAGGTTTCTGAGCCGCAGTTCGAGGGACAGACCAAGGCCAAACTCGGTAATCCAGAAGCCAGACAAGTAGTAGAGAGTATTTTTGGTGAGTCTCTGGCTATATTTTTAGAGGAAAATCCAAAAGACGCCGAGGGGATCATCGGCAAATGTCTTTTGACCGCCCAAGCCAGAAAAGCAGCGAGAAGCGCCAGAGACGCAATAATCAGAAAGGGTGCACTCGAGGGCATGACTTTGCCGGGTAAATTGGCAGATTGTTCTTCGAGGGACGCACAGATTTCCGAGCTTTATATTGTCGAGGGAGACTCGGCTGGTGGTAGCGCCAAACAAGGGAGAAGTCGAGAGTTTCAGGCAATTCTCCCATTACGCGGAAAGATTTTGAATGTGGAGAGAGCTAGGCTCGACAAAATGCTTGCCAATAATGAAATAAAATCATTGGTGATAGCACTTGGCACTAATATCGGCGAACAGATGGATATCACCAAATTACGATATAATAAGATTATTATTATGACTGATGCGGATGTGGATGGTGCTCATATTAGGACCTTGCTTTTGACTTTTTTCTACCGTTATTTCCCAGATCTGATCCGCCAAGGGCATATTTTTATTGCCAAGCCACCGTTGTATAAATTACAAAAAGGCAAAGAGATGCATTATGCCTATAGTGATGAGGAAAAAGAAAGACTAGTAAAGGAGATGATGGGTGGAGAGACATTAAAAAGCGAAAGCACCAAAACAATAAAGCAAAAAAACAAAAGAGAAGAAGCGGTCGCTGGCGAAGAAGCAATTGTGACAGAAGAGGCAGGAGAGGTAGACCAGACTGGAGTAGGAGAAAAAGTGGGCGGGGTGAATATCCAGCGTTATAAGGGTTTGGGCGAAATGAACCCAGAGCAACTCTGGGAGACGACTATGGATCCAAAAACTCGGGTGACGCTCCGAGTAGATATTGAGCAGGCAGAAAAAGCAGATGAAATTTTTGAAATGCTCATGGGTACTGATGTGTTGCCGAGAAAGAGGTTTATTCAGGTCCATGCCAAGGATGTGAAAAATCTTGATGTTTAAGATTTGCCAAAAAATGAGATTTGTGATAGGGTAATATAAAGACCCTTGGGGGTCTTTTTAAAGACCAGAAAGAAAAGCATTTATTTAATATTTTATAGCTAAAATTAGTAAAAATATGAGTAGTTTAGTCCAATATTTTAAGGATTCCAAATTGGAATTAAAAAAGGTTGTTTGGCCGACGAAAAAGCAAACAATCAATCACACAGCTTTGGTAATTGGGTTTTCTGTGGCTCTGGCTTTGTTTTTAGGGTTGGTGGATTTTGGCTTGTCAGAGCTGGTAAAGGTTTTGGTAACTAAATAAAATATGGCAAGACAAATATTACATCAAGGCGAAAAAAGATGGTATGTGATTCATACCTATTCCGGTTATGAGGAAAATGTGGCTAGGAATTTAGAGCAGAGGATAGAATCTATGGATATGCAGGATAAGATTTTTCAGGTTTTGGTGCCAACAGAAAATAAGATAAAGATTAAGGGCGGCAAGCGCCACACGACCAGAGAAAAAATATTTCCGGGCTATGTTTTGGCGGAGATGATAGTCGATGACGCTTCCTGGTATGTAGTTCGGAATACTCCAAATGTGACAGGGTTTATCGGTTCGGGGACTTTACCTATACCACTCTCTGACCCCGAGATAAAAGAATTGCAACGTCGGATGGGAGCGCAAGAGCCAAAATATCAGATCAATGTCTCGGCTGGAATGCCAGTTAGGATTATCGATGGACCATTTAAAGATATGGAAGGCAAGGTAGCTGATGTGGATGAGGCACGGGGCAAGATAAAGGTTTTGGTACAGATGTTTGGTAGGGAGACACCGGTGGAGCTAGATTTCCTGCAGATAAAGAAATTATAAACAAGCGAGATAAACAGTAAGCAAGATAAGTATAAAATCAACGATAGTTTGTTTCGAGTCCTTTTTTAGGAAGAGGGAGAAAGTGGGTTAGCCTACGGGATTCCTCGCTTCGCTCGGAATAAACTGCTGAAAATTAAATTTAAATATTATGCCAAAACAAGTAAAAGCAATTGTGAAATTGCAGATCAAGGGAGGGCAGGCCAATCCAGCTCCGCCAGTTGGTCCGGCTTTGGGCCAGCATGGGGTAGCAATTCAGGAGTTTTGTACCAAATTTAATGAAGAGACAAAATCTAAAATGGGTGAGGTGGTCCCAGTAGAAATCACTATTTATGAGGATAGGAGTTTTAATTTTGTACTAAAGACCCCACCGGCAGCGGAACTTTTGAAAAAGGCTGCAGGGATACAAAAAGGATCTGGCAAGCCACTGACTGATAAGGTGGGCAAGGTGACTAAAAAACAAATTAGAGAAATCGCCGAGATAAAAATGCCAGATTTAAACGCTCACGACGTGGAAGCAGCAATGAAGATTATTGAGGGAACAGCTAGACAGATGGGGATCACAGTAGAGTAATTAATATTTATTTTATCCTGAGCCCTGCTTTGAGTCTGCGGGGCGAAGGATCCCGACTCGACCAGTATCTACTTTAATTTACGTTAAAAGGTGGTGGTATGGGATCCTTCGCTAATGCTCAGGATAAAATTATAGAGACACACTATGAAAAATCCAATTATTCGCACAATCTATTTGTATCTGTTCGCCTTGGTAGGATTGGCCATGCTCGTGATCGGCAGCTCAATGATTATCAATTTGGGCTTGAAAGCATGGGTTTTTACCCAAGCGGACAAACAAGATAATTATATGAGCCAACCAATGCCTTTGTATTTGGAAAAAGAAACTAGTAACGCGCAAAATTTACAGGCTTGTGCGGATAAATGTAATTTGACAGAGGACCAAAAGAAACAAGTGGCCAATTGGCTGAATGATTATGAAAGCTGGAAACAGCAGCAGAAAAATGTAGATCCGAACATCTGGGTGGTGCGAAACAGACAAAGACAGGCGGCCACAGCGTTATCTCTGATTTTGATCGGTTTGCCATTGTGGTTGTTTCATTGGAGTGTGATCAAGAAGGATAACAAGAAAGAAGAGGGGGCGTAGGTTTTTGGGACAGTAGGTAGGTAGCAAAATTTATTTATTAAATTGTGGGAGGCTCGACAGTCATCGGGCCGTTTGAACCACGCAAGGAATTTTTTATGAAAAAGAAAACAGCAAAAGCCAGCCATTCCAAGAGATATGTGGAATTGGCGGCTAAAGTGGATAAAAATAAAATTTATTCACCAGAAGAGGCAATACAGGTTGTCAAAGAAACAGCCAAGACCAAGTTTGATTCTTCGGTTGAGGTGCATGTGCGGCTCGGCGTTGACACCCAGAAGGGTGAACAAGCAGTGAGGGGCGCAGTTGGCTTGCCTCATGGGACTGGCAAAACAAAAAAGGTAGCGGTTTTTATTCGCAATGAAAAAGTGGCCAAAGATGCCGGAGCTGATATCGTCGGTGGTGAGGATTTGATCAAGCAGATAAAAACAACTGAGAAAATAAATTTTGATATTGCGCTTGCCACGCCAGAAATGATGAAAGATCTGGCTGTGGTGGCCAAGGTTTTGGGACCCAAGGGCTTGATGCCCGCTCCAAAATCTGGGACCGTGGTACCAGAGGCGGAGATGGAGAGAGCGATAGGAGAGATAAAGAAGGGCAGGGTAAATTTTCGCAATGATGATACTGGTAATATTCATCAGATAATTGGCAAAGCCTCATGGGAGGACAACAAACTGAAAGAGAATCTAGAGATTTTTGTGGATGCTTTGAATAAAGCCAAGCCAGCGGCGGTTAAGGGTACGTTTATAAAAGGTGTTTATTTGACTAGCACAATGGGCCCGGCCGTGAGGGTGAATATTTAGATTTTGTATTTTGTTTTGAGTATATAGCATAAAAGCGGGGAAACCCGCTTTTTGAATTTGCAGTTCTGGTGGGAATAAATTATAATGAAATAACTATGAAAGAATGTTTTTTTTGCCAAATTTATAAAGACAAGATAGATAATACAAACCTGGTTAATAAAATTGTTTATTGGGGAAAAAATTTTTACATCAGATTTGACAATGTGCCTGTTAGCCCGGGGCACTTAGAGATTGTGGCCAATAGACACATGAAAAGTTTGGCTGATTTAGATTTAGGGGAGTGGGGTGAGCTACGAACGCTGATAAAGAAGGCCATAAAAATAATTGAAAGTACTAATTTCGAGGGTTTATATAAAAAATTTTTAAAGGGTGCAGACAATAAAATTTTTAAACACTATGCCGAGGAAATGTTGAGAAGCAAAGTTGTCGGCAAGAAGCCGGCGGGCTATAATATTGGGGTGAATGAAGGGCTGGCTGGCGGGCAGACTGTGCCCCATTTGCATATTCATATTATCCCGAGGCACAAGGGCGATGTTTTGGACCCAACCGGCGGAGTCAGAAATATTATTCCAAAATTAGGAAATTATAAAAAATTAATTAAATAATTTTATGGCAGAAGAAAGAGAGCATTATCGTCCTTCTTGGGATGATTATTTTATGGCTGTAGCTAAAATAATTGCTGCCAGGGGAACTTGTGATAGATTGTATTCCGGTGCAGTTTTGGTAAAAGATAACCGTATCATATCTACGGGTTATAATGGCGCACCGCCGGGATTGCTACATTGTCACGATGCTGGGCATTTATTGGAAGATGGACACTGTGTAAGAACAATACACGGTGAACATAATGTATTATTGCAGGCTGCGGTGCAGGGTGGCACAAGTACGGTCGGCTCGACTTTGTACACTAAATACAATCCTTGTATACATTGTGCAAAATATGTGGTGGCTTGTGGTGTCAAAAGGGTAGTGATCACCAAGGTTTATAGGAATAGCGCCGCGGTTGATTATTTGAGGGAGGCCGGAGTAAAAGTGGATATTTACCAAGAAGACCCAAAATGGAGAGATGAGGTATTAAAAATTTTCACCGAAGATGTGCCAGAAAGAGTGAACGAAGGCGAGGTTAAACTAGATCAACAAAAATAATATGGAAAAAAATAAATTAGTTTGCATTGCTGGATTGTGTGGGGCTGGGAAAAGCGAGGTGGCTGATAGATTTATTAAGGCTGGTTATGCCTATGTGCGTTTTGGGCAGATTACTTTGGACGAAGTGAAGAGAAGGGGATTGGAGCCAAAAGAGGAAAATGAAAAGCCGATTCGTGAAGAATTTCGCAAGCAACACGGAATGGCGGCTTTCGCGATTTTAAACATACCAAAATTCGATGAATTTTTGAGTCAGGGCAAAAATGTTTTAGGTGATGGTCTTTATAGTTGGTCAGAATATAAAGTTTTGAAAGAAAAATACGGAGACAGGTTAATCGTGGTGGCGGTGTATGCTTCACCCAAGGTTCGATATGAACGCTTGACTGACAGGAGAAGCCGCTATGGTGATGACCCAACCATGAAATATCGCTCTTTTTCTTTAGAGGAGGCAAAGACTAGAGATTATGCGGAAATAGAAAATATTGAAAAAGGTGGGCCGATTGTGATGGCTGATTTTACGATTATCAATGAGGGCACGATAGAGGATTTGGATAAGCAGGTGGGGGAGATATTAAATAAGATAGACGCATGATAAAGAACATTATTTTTGATTGGTCGGGAGTGATTATAGATAATACTAACAATGTTTATTTGGCGGTGATGGGTTTTTGGCACAGATTCGGACTAGAACCTATAACTTTTGAGCAGTTTAGGCAAGAATTTAAATTACCAGTGATGGATTTTTATGATAAGTATTTGCTGAGTAAGGTGAGTTTTGAAGAGCAAAAAGATATTTTTACAGAAGAATACGCGAAATTGCAAAAGGCGGGGCCCTATAACTATATTGTTGATCTGCTGGGGAGGCTTAAGGAAATTGGTTTTAAGATGGCGGTTATTAGCTCTGATCCAGCAGTGCATCTTCGTCAGGCCATGAATGATTATGGTATGGACGATATTTTTATAGACATAAAGACAGATTTGCACAACAAGAAAGAGGCGTTGGCCGAAGTTATTAGAAATAATAATTTTCAGCCAGAGGAAACTTTGTTTATTGGCGATACCACTCATGAGATTGAGGTGGGTAAAGAGTTGGGAATAAAGACAGCAGGAGTGACTTGGGGGATTCAGTTGGAAGATAAGCTGAGATCAGCTAACCCGGATTTTATTTTTCATAATTTAGAAGAAATGGAGAAGACTATTTTGGGTGAATAACTATGATTTTATTTATTAACACAGCTAGCTCGGAAAATATTACCTTGGCACTTTTGGATGGAAAGGGCGAGATTTTGGTCAAGAAGAAAATAGCGGCTAAATATAAACAATCGGAGAAGTTATTGGTTGGGATTGATCGGTTGATGGGTGGGAGGAAAAATTTAAAAAAATTAATTGGGATTATCGCGGTTAAGGGGCCGGGGAGTTTTACGGCGCTGAGGATTGGCATAACAACCGCGAATACGATGGCTTTTGGGTTGAGGATCCCAGTGGTAGGAGTAACGGATGGGTTGCTGGAAAAATTAATAAAAGAAGGAGTTAGCAATTTAAAAAAGGCAAAGGTTGGCAATTATGTGATGCCGGAATATGGGGCAGAGCCGAATATAACAACCAAGAAACAGTAAACAGCCAACAATTAACAATAAAAACAGGTTTTATAGCCTGTTTTTTGTTTTGGCTAAAATTAGAAATGTTTAAAATAGTCTATTTTATAAGGATTTTTGAATGCACTGGTTATCCACAGAAAAGTGGTTGAAGATTAGGGTAAAGTGGTTTATAATGAAAGTAAGGTGGGGAAAAGTGGTATAAAGTGGTAAATATTAAGGCTATGGAGTAGGTCCTTTTGGACTGCTCCTTTAATTTTTAATAAGATGTTTCTTGGCGAATATTCGCACAATATTGATGACAAGAATCGGTTGGCCATACCAGCGAAATTTCGGGCTGAATTGAAAAACGGGGCAGTTATTACTAGGGGTTTGGATAATTGTTTATTTTTATTTACCAAAAAAGATTGGCAGGCTTTGGTGGATAAAATTGGACAATTGCCCTTGAGCCAGGCCAATGCCAGAAGTTTCTCTCGGATGATGCTCATGGGGGCGATGGAGGTAGGGCTGGACAAGCTGGGTAGAATTTTATTGCCAGATTATTTGAAAAAATTTGCGGAGCTCAAAAAACAAGTGATAGTGGGCGGTGTCTTGAACAGAATTGAAATTTGGGATGAGGCAAAATGGCAAAACTACAAGAATAAAGCAGAAAGCAATGTGGAAGAAGTGGCAGAGGGAATGAGGGAGCTCGGCATCTAGGCATATAAACATTTAAGCATTTAAACATATAACCAGTGTGGAACATAAACCAGTATTGCTGAAGGAGGTGATAGACTATTTGGATCCAAAGCCGAATCAGAATTTTATTGATTGTACTTTTGGTGGCGGAGGACACGCAGCAGAGATTTTACAAAGGATTGAGCCAAATGGCAGATTGTTGGGCATAGATGCAAATGGTGAGAGTTTGGAAAAATTTAAAATTAAGGATGGATTAATTTTAATTAACGATAATTTTAGGAATTTAAAGAAAATACATGAACATTATTTTTCTTGTCCAATTGATGGTGTTTTATTCGACCTTGGTTTATCATCAATTGAATTAGCAGATAGGGATAGGGGATTTAGTTTTTTGGCTGATGGACCACTGGATATGCGTTTTGACCGGGAGGCTCAATATTTGACGGCTGGCGAGGTCCTCAATAAATATGTTCTAGAGAATTTAATAAAAATTTTTGTTGATTATGGCGAGGTGCCACGAGGCTCGGCAAAGCTGGTGGCCGAAGCTGTGGTCGAAACAAGAAAGAAAAAGCCGCTAGCGACAGTTTTTGATTTTTTGAGCCTGATTTTGGGATCTTTGTACCCGAGAGCTTTCGAGACTGGCAAGATAACTATAGAGACTAGGGATTTTTATCATCACAGGAAAAGAATAAGCCATCCGGCAACCCAATTTTTTCAGGCCTTGAGGATAGAGGTGAATGACGAGCTGGAGAGTATAAAGCAGGTATTGCCAATAGCGATAGATATTTTAAGGACAGGAGGTAGGGTCGCGGTGATTTCTTTCCACTCCTTGGAGGATAGGATAGTCAAGAATTATTTTCGCGATTGGGCCAGGGCGGAGAGCCCGAAAATAAGATTATTAACAAAAAAGCCGGTGGTTCCGGCCGAAGAGGAATTAAGAGCTAATCCGCGTAGCAGAAGCGCTAAATTGCGGGTAGCGGAGAAAATTTGATATGTCAAAAAGTCAAATGATAAAAAATTGCAAGTTCGCAAACAATAAAAAGGTGCCAAGGGCAATCCGTGGCCGAGTTTGCCATTTGCAGAAAGCATTTTTTCTATTTTTGAGCCTGGCAGTTGTTGCCAGTGGTTTGTTTTATTTGCAGACGATAAACAACAAGGCTGGTTTGGGTTTTAGGGCCTCCGACTTGCAGACAAAGTTGGACAATTTGAAAGAAGCTAATAAGAATTTGGAGATAGAATCGTCCGAACTTCAGGGTGTGGCAAGGGTACAAGCCGAAGCTATTGGGCTCGGCATGGTGAACAGCGACAAGGTTGATTATTTGGCCGAAAGGGAGAGTGGCTTGGCCAGAAGATAATTTTGGATCATTATGGTCAAAAAACAGAAGCGAGGAGGATCATTTTTTAAAGAAAGAACTGGCGTAATTGTGGCAGTTTTTTTTGTTTTTGGTGTTTTGGTAATTGGTAGGCTTTTTTACCTCCAAGTATTAAAGCACAGCAGATACAACGAAGCGGCTGAGGACCAGCACCAAGTAGACAGGGAAATATTGCAAAGCAGGGGAGAAATTTTTATGGCTGATTATAAGAATAATAATTTAGCACCTTTGGTGATCAATAGAGAGATGGGCCTGCTTTATGTGGTGCCGAAAGAGGTAATAGCCAAGGAGGAGACAGCAAAAAATTTGGCTGATATTTTGGAGTCTGACAGCCAGAAGAACGAACAATTAAAAGCAGAAATTTTGTCTAAGCTCGGTAAGCCCGATGACCCATATGAGCCAATACAGCACAAGGTGGAGCCAGATGTTGTAGAAAAAATAAAAAATTTAAAAATGGCTGGCGTTTATTTTTCAGAAGAGTTGGTTCGTTATTATCCAGAAAAAGAGGCGGCTGGCCAGGTGACTGGTTTCTTGGGCTTTAGCGACAAGGGTCAGGTGGGGCAGTATGGCATAGAGGGTTATTTTGAGGGTGATTTGGCTGGGGAAAAAGGAAAAATATTGGCAGACAAAGACCCCAGTGGGAGAATAATACCAGCTTCGGAAAAACAGCTAAAGGAAGC
The Candidatus Kuenenbacteria bacterium genome window above contains:
- the pheS gene encoding phenylalanine--tRNA ligase subunit alpha (catalyzes a two-step reaction, first charging a phenylalanine molecule by linking its carboxyl group to the alpha-phosphate of ATP, followed by transfer of the aminoacyl-adenylate to its tRNA; forms a heterotetramer of alpha(2)beta(2); binds two magnesium ions per tetramer; type 1 subfamily): SNVQVRAMEKYGVPLRCIVPGRVYRNEATDARHEHTFHQVEGLMLDKNISISNLKAVLDAVIKSILGPDFKTRIRPGYFPFVEPGLEVDLSCVLCKGTGCRVCKQTGWVEFCGAGMVHPHVLKAGGVDPSKYSGFAFGFGVERLAMMRYGVDDIRLFHSSDLRFLGQF
- a CDS encoding phenylalanine--tRNA ligase subunit beta; amino-acid sequence: MLVSLNLLKKYVDLPLSVKPEEVVAKLATSTVEVEEFFEVGKDLEDVVVGKVVKLEKHPNADKLKIAMVDIGQVEPARIVCGGINLYEGMLVAVAKPGAMIRWHGEGELVTLEKAKIRGEESEGMICASNEIGLSDRFPGGELEIIDLTALDFKVGAPLAKELSLDDVIIDIDNKSITNRPDLWGHYGIARELSAIYGVELKSLEVEEKVGIEEAKAKGSNIKVSVKESNLCPRYLAVAVEGIKVKESPLWLKNVLSSIGFRPINNIVDITNYVMAETGQPLHAFDRSRVDNIVVRLANKGEKMVALDKEERALFTDTLVIADSKKPIAIAGVMGGANSQISETTKEIIIESANFNPLSIRKTSQKIGLRTDASMRFEKSLDGHLTETALRRALELIKEILSEAKVVGPIVEDGGVGEESKIVEVSPEKVSLKIGETLSVEAVSKILVRLGFEVKEKKDKLMVTVPSWRATGDVAIEEDIVEEVARIYGYDQIKPSMPEVKMKPWILDRERAVIDKTKDILSLGLGMQEVLNYSFWSEKLVADSGIDKEGELLALQNPLSEEQAYLRMSLLPAILKNISDNSRFYSELKIYEIGRVFRNRKGKYKIDKNSKDRLPDQPYYLAGAVVFGRDKQPFQSIKGILEEWGKFSGIDFLAWSAGKNPFCEFTNQIVDKEKRLAIIIGKEKIGWVGEVNQKALEYFDIKNRRVAVFELDLTPVLESGYKEIKKYQPVIKYPAVERDIAIEVAWKTRWESIKKEIEKLDTLIVGTEFLSEYDLGKKKSLAFRVVYRASDHTLSDKEVEKIEGGIIKFLGDKFGAARR
- the gyrB gene encoding DNA topoisomerase (ATP-hydrolyzing) subunit B translates to MPKTKISSKKTKQGGEAYNAAQITVLEGLEPVRKRPGMYIGSTGPAGLHHMIWEVVDNGIDEAMAGYANLIVITLLPDNMVEVFDNGRGIPVDIHKQAKVSALEVVLTKLHAGGKFGQGGYKVSGGLHGVGVSVVNALSEYLKAEVYRDGKVWVQEYKRGVPQKKVKAVGNTKMRGTKIIFKPDPTIFQTVEFDWETIVDHLRQQSYLNKGIKIKIFDERKKDETQSYEYYFEGGIKSYVSHLNNNNEPKHDKIFYIEKSMAPEKNNGDNPEGVVDQRPINVEIAFQYIEEYKESIYAFANNIINPEGGMHVMGFRSALTRVLNNYARSKGYLKEKDDNLSGEDVREGLTAVISVKVSEPQFEGQTKAKLGNPEARQVVESIFGESLAIFLEENPKDAEGIIGKCLLTAQARKAARSARDAIIRKGALEGMTLPGKLADCSSRDAQISELYIVEGDSAGGSAKQGRSREFQAILPLRGKILNVERARLDKMLANNEIKSLVIALGTNIGEQMDITKLRYNKIIIMTDADVDGAHIRTLLLTFFYRYFPDLIRQGHIFIAKPPLYKLQKGKEMHYAYSDEEKERLVKEMMGGETLKSESTKTIKQKNKREEAVAGEEAIVTEEAGEVDQTGVGEKVGGVNIQRYKGLGEMNPEQLWETTMDPKTRVTLRVDIEQAEKADEIFEMLMGTDVLPRKRFIQVHAKDVKNLDV
- the secE gene encoding preprotein translocase subunit SecE, coding for MSSLVQYFKDSKLELKKVVWPTKKQTINHTALVIGFSVALALFLGLVDFGLSELVKVLVTK
- the nusG gene encoding transcription termination/antitermination protein NusG yields the protein MARQILHQGEKRWYVIHTYSGYEENVARNLEQRIESMDMQDKIFQVLVPTENKIKIKGGKRHTTREKIFPGYVLAEMIVDDASWYVVRNTPNVTGFIGSGTLPIPLSDPEIKELQRRMGAQEPKYQINVSAGMPVRIIDGPFKDMEGKVADVDEARGKIKVLVQMFGRETPVELDFLQIKKL